CATTTTCTGATTGTTTGGTTATTCTCATTTCGTAGGTTCTCAGGGATCGCAACAACATGaaactttccaaatttgcCACGTTTGTACCCAAGTAGATTCTGTCGTCTTTTAGTTGTCGGGAAGTTGCTTCCTCTTTGACTACAAGGACGCCACTTAACAAGTCAGAATGACCACCAAAGTACTTAGTAGCAGAGTATAGGACAATATCGGCTCCGAAATTCCATGCGTATTGCAATGGAGGAGATGCGAATGTGGAATCCACTATAAGCAGGGCGCCTTTTGCATGAGCTCTGCGGGCCAAACTCTCGATATCAGAAGAGGTACCATATGGGTTTACAGGAGATTCCAGATGGACAATGTCACCTTCAGAAGcacatttttcaatatcttccaAGGGGTGTTGCTCAATGCCGTAATTACGGGTCAATATGTTAGCAATTGCTCGAACACCATGGTAGCTCTGTCCGATAAAGATCTTCTTAGGGTTGTAATGTACCATTGCCGCATAGAACGCAGCTAACCCTGAAGAATAAATGACAGCATAACCATCGAGGATCTCTGAGAAGATACTCTCTAATCTGGTGCTATTTGGATGCGCTAGCCGTGAATATACGGGCTTCTTCTCCATAAAGTCCAAGTTTTCACGCTCTGTCCATGGAATTAGGTCGTCATCGTCGTAACGGAAGGTTGTAGAGACATTAATTGGGGGCGCCACGTCAGTAACCCTGTTATCTTTATCATCGCCATGAATCAAAGCTGTTGACAAGTCCACCATCTTACGTACTCTTTTCGTGCAATCTTTCCTTTATAGCATGTACTACAACATTTGAAGAGATGGAGGGATTGCAACGATCTATTGTTGCGCAATATGCTTATATATCGCGTGTTGCATAAACCCATCAAGTGATCGCACTCTGAATTAAACACcgcaaaaaaatagaaaccACAGTTTCACCATTTGACAAGAACTCACAAGATATCCTTGAGGTCTATCAGTAAGTGGTTAATCCCGTACCAAAGCGTATGTGAAGGACTTCAGAAACAGTTATTTCACGTACTACAATTATTACAACTGGCCCTCTTTCCCTTATATATACTGTAAATATTGCGACTGACATGGAGACCACATAATCACACGTGATAAATAGTCCCGTTCAACTTACGTATATAATGTGATTCAGTGTTCCGCCAAGGAGTAAACTCCTTTAGTTTAAGGTCTGCTTATTTTTGCAACAGAAGCCTGCCTTGGCTTTCGAGATACTAGTTTCTGGCTACGGTTTTCTATTCCTTATCATTTTAGCCTTATCATACTTGCTGAAAAGTTGCAGATATCTCCACGCTCttaaatgaaagaaaaaagggcGTTTTCCTCCTGTatgaatgaaagaaaaaattcatgtTATGTGAGCAAGTaggtaaaaagaaagaataaaagGTTCAGCTTTTCTATGTTCAGGATACAACTGAGAACTATGTCCAGCAAAACATGCAAGAGTGATTACCCAAAGGAGTTTGTCAGTTTCTTAAATAGCTCACACTCTCCTTACCATACAGTTCATAACATCAAAAAGCATCTGGTGTCAAATGGCTTCAAAGAGTTGAGCGAACGTGACTCGTGGGCTGGCCACGTCGCacaaaaaggaaagtaCTTTGTGACAAGAAATGGCTCTTCCATTATTGCGTTTGCTGTTGGTGGAAAGTGGGAGCCTGGTAATCCAATTGCCATTACGGGTGCTCACACCGACTCCCCCGCATTAAGGATTAAGCCTATTTCTAAAAGAGTCAGTGAGAAGTATTTACAAGTGGGCGTGGAAACTTATGGTGGCGCTATTTGGCATTCATGGTTTGATAAGGATTTGGGCGTTGCCGGAAGAGTTTTCGTAAAGGATGCGAAAACTGGCAAATCCATTGCTAGATTGGTGGATTTGAATAGACCTCTGTTAAAGATTCCTACTTTGGCTATTCATCTGGACAGAGACGTAAATCAAAAATTCGAGTTTAATAGAGAAACTCAACTGTTGCCGATTGGTGGTCTGCAAGAAGACAAAACTGAAGCGAAAactgaaaaggaaattaaTAACGGTGAGTTTACCTCCATAAAAACGATAGTACAGAGGCATCACGCAGAACTTTTGGGGCTAATAGCCAAAGAACTCGCCATTGATACAATTGAAGACATTGAAGACTTCGAATTGATCCTTTATGATCATAATGCATCCACTCTAGGTGGGTTCAACGATGAGTTTGTCTTCTCTGGTCGATTGGATAATTTGACATCTTGTTTCACATCAATGCACGGTTTAACGTTGGCGGCTGACACAGAAATTGACCGAGAATCAGGCATTAGATTGATGGCATGCTTTGATCATGAGGAGATTGGCTCATCCTCCGCCCAAGGGGCAGATTCTAACTTCTTGCCTAATATATTGGAAAGGTTGTCCATCCTGAAGGGGGACGGTTCTGATCAAACTAAACCTTTGTTTCACTCGGCAATATTGGAAACTTCCGCTAAGTCGTTTTTCCTTTCATCTGATGTTGCTCATGCAGTTCATCCAAACTATGCAAACAAATACGAAAGCCAACACAAACCCTTATTGGGTGGTGGTCCCGTAATCAAGATTAACGCGAATCAACGTTACATGACCAATTCACCAGGGTTGGTCTTGGTGAAAAGACTAGCAGAGGCTGCTAAAGTCCCTTTGCAATTGTTTGTCGTAGCTAACGACTCACCATGCGGTTCTACCATCGGCCCCATTTTGGCCTCAAAGACAGGTATTAGAACTCTAGACTTGGGTAATCCTGTGTTGAGTATGCATTCGATTAGAGAGACCGGTGGCTCTGCAGACCTGGAGTTCCAAATCAAGTTATTtaaggaattttttgaacgCTACACTTCCATAGAATCTGAAATTGTTGTCTAAACTGCAATTGTTAGATGATTCATAATCCGGTATATTTATTGCCCTCTTTTGTATTTTACAAatagtaaatatatataatatctTGTGATCTACATAAGCTTTCGCGGGGTCttcagaaaaataaaaagtttttaaaagaatatacGCTTAGCAAAGGAATAGACAGATTTAGTTTGTACGCAAAtagtttttgaagaaggtaGCAGATTGATCAATTTTGTATGAGCGGAAATCTATCCTTAAACGCCAACTACTACATTACTTGCAATAAAAATGAGTGCAGATTTATCGATTGGTAATGAAATTAAAGATTCATTTAAGGAAACCCATAAATGGGTCCAAAATAACTTAAAATGGTTGAAGGACATTGAGCAATTTTATCGGGAAAGGGCTAAGTTAGAAAAAGACTACAGCGAGAGATTATCTCGCTTATCAGCAGAGTACTTTAATAAGAAGTCTTCGACCTCAGTTCCTATCTCGGTAGGTGACACACCTACTACCACGCCAGGGTCCATTGAAGCTGCAGGTGTGGTTGCATGGAATGAAATTCTATCTCAGACTGATATGATTTCCAAGGATCATGATCAGTTATCAACCGACTTTGAAAATCATGTAGCAAATCAATTGAGTGGATTATTCACTAAACTTGATATGACTTTGAGCAAGATAAATGGATTTAACAATGACATGGTTAATAAAAAGGATAACATTTACCACGAACTGGAAAAAGCGAAGAAGGACTATGATGAAGCCTGTTCCACTATGGAAATGGCAAGAAATAGGTATACCAAGGCATCTAATgatagaaataaaaagaagttggatgaaaaagaaatggagaTGAACAAGTGtaaaaatgaatatttaATCAAGATCAACCAGGCAAATAGAACTAAGGATAAATACTATTTTCAAGATGTTCCTGAAGTGCTAGATCTTCTACAAGACGTAAATGAGGCAAAGACCCTTTTCTTAAATGATCTGTGGTTGAAGGCGGCTTCTGTCGAGAACGATCTGGGTGCAAATGTCAGCAAAAGACTCCAGGCGGCAAATTCTGTTGTCAAGCAGAATAAACCCTCTTTAAACACGGCCATCTTTATCAAGCACAATCTAaagaattggaaagaaCCACAAGACTTTGTCTATAAGCCATCTCCAGTATGGcatgatgatgaaaaatttgctGTTCCCTCGTCGTTGGAAGTTGAAGACTTGAGAATAAAACTGGCAAAAGCAGAAAATGATTACAATTCATTGCAAGATAAAACTCAAAATGAGTTATCCAAACTGTCTACTTTGAACAAGATAAAGCACGAAATGAAAACTAATGAAGATAATATCAATGCCACTAAGTTTTATGATACACTAAAGGAATACTTAAATGTCGTTTCACCCTTTACCTCACACGAAACATTAAAATTGCAAGCCGAAGTTCAAATCGAAAGTATTCAGAATAATGTTCCTGAAGAATACGATTTATCCACAGACAATATTGATCTTTccaaaacaaagaagaaatccGGGATATTCAGTAAGTTCAAACACAACATCCTGAACGTCGACTCGAAGCCTTCGAGTGGAGGGAGCACTGGTAATGGCAACGGAGGACCCTTGCATATAACAAGTCTCTTCAACACATCAAGAAGAACTAGGCTAGGCTCTGCCCCTAACAACGCTGGTGAAGATTCAGATAATAATTCTATACGCACCACTAGTACCAACAATACAAAAAAGACCACACAAAATTCCAGTGATGACGGCAAGAATAAAGTGTTGTATGCATACGTACAAAAGGATGATGACGAAATCACCATTACGCCAGGAGACAAAATCTCTTTGGTTGCACGCGATACGGGTTCTGGATGGACTAAGATAAATAACGACACCACTGGGGAAACCGGCCTTGTACCCACCACATATATTCGCATATCTAGCGCGGCTACAGTTAAAGCAAATGATAGAGGCCCTGCACCAGAAGTACCACCACCAAGAAGGAGTACACTACCTGTTAGGACGATGGAGGCCATATATGCCTACGAAGCACAGGGAGATGATGA
This genomic interval from Saccharomyces cerevisiae S288C chromosome VIII, complete sequence contains the following:
- the APE4 gene encoding aspartyl aminopeptidase (Cytoplasmic aspartyl aminopeptidase with possible vacuole function; targeted to vacuole via Vps10p-dependent endosomal vacuolar protein sorting pathway and via CVT pathway; cleaves unblocked N-terminal acidic amino acids from peptide substrates; forms 12-subunit homo-oligomer; M18 metalloprotease family), which encodes MFRIQLRTMSSKTCKSDYPKEFVSFLNSSHSPYHTVHNIKKHLVSNGFKELSERDSWAGHVAQKGKYFVTRNGSSIIAFAVGGKWEPGNPIAITGAHTDSPALRIKPISKRVSEKYLQVGVETYGGAIWHSWFDKDLGVAGRVFVKDAKTGKSIARLVDLNRPLLKIPTLAIHLDRDVNQKFEFNRETQLLPIGGLQEDKTEAKTEKEINNGEFTSIKTIVQRHHAELLGLIAKELAIDTIEDIEDFELILYDHNASTLGGFNDEFVFSGRLDNLTSCFTSMHGLTLAADTEIDRESGIRLMACFDHEEIGSSSAQGADSNFLPNILERLSILKGDGSDQTKPLFHSAILETSAKSFFLSSDVAHAVHPNYANKYESQHKPLLGGGPVIKINANQRYMTNSPGLVLVKRLAEAAKVPLQLFVVANDSPCGSTIGPILASKTGIRTLDLGNPVLSMHSIRETGGSADLEFQIKLFKEFFERYTSIESEIVV
- the BZZ1 gene encoding Bzz1p (SH3 domain protein implicated in regulating actin polymerization; able to recruit actin polymerization machinery through its SH3 domains; colocalizes with cortical actin patches and Las17p; interacts with type I myosins), whose product is MSADLSIGNEIKDSFKETHKWVQNNLKWLKDIEQFYRERAKLEKDYSERLSRLSAEYFNKKSSTSVPISVGDTPTTTPGSIEAAGVVAWNEILSQTDMISKDHDQLSTDFENHVANQLSGLFTKLDMTLSKINGFNNDMVNKKDNIYHELEKAKKDYDEACSTMEMARNRYTKASNDRNKKKLDEKEMEMNKCKNEYLIKINQANRTKDKYYFQDVPEVLDLLQDVNEAKTLFLNDLWLKAASVENDLGANVSKRLQAANSVVKQNKPSLNTAIFIKHNLKNWKEPQDFVYKPSPVWHDDEKFAVPSSLEVEDLRIKLAKAENDYNSLQDKTQNELSKLSTLNKIKHEMKTNEDNINATKFYDTLKEYLNVVSPFTSHETLKLQAEVQIESIQNNVPEEYDLSTDNIDLSKTKKKSGIFSKFKHNILNVDSKPSSGGSTGNGNGGPLHITSLFNTSRRTRLGSAPNNAGEDSDNNSIRTTSTNNTKKTTQNSSDDGKNKVLYAYVQKDDDEITITPGDKISLVARDTGSGWTKINNDTTGETGLVPTTYIRISSAATVKANDRGPAPEVPPPRRSTLPVRTMEAIYAYEAQGDDEISIDPGDIITVIRGDDGSGWTYGECDGLKGLFPTSYCK
- a CDS encoding putative cystathionine beta-lyase (hypothetical protein; localizes to the cytoplasm and nucleus; overexpression affects protein trafficking through the endocytic pathway); translated protein: MVDLSTALIHGDDKDNRVTDVAPPINVSTTFRYDDDDLIPWTERENLDFMEKKPVYSRLAHPNSTRLESIFSEILDGYAVIYSSGLAAFYAAMVHYNPKKIFIGQSYHGVRAIANILTRNYGIEQHPLEDIEKCASEGDIVHLESPVNPYGTSSDIESLARRAHAKGALLIVDSTFASPPLQYAWNFGADIVLYSATKYFGGHSDLLSGVLVVKEEATSRQLKDDRIYLGTNVANLESFMLLRSLRTYEMRITKQSENATKLVRFLSDHQSEFDKVLKTIYHSSLQTEEFVKKQLVGGYGPVFAITLYTKEQCKQLPLKLKYFHHATSLGGIESLVEWRAMTDPYIDQTLIRVSVGCESANDLIKDLASALKELQDAA